The sequence below is a genomic window from Chelonoidis abingdonii isolate Lonesome George chromosome 6, CheloAbing_2.0, whole genome shotgun sequence.
CACTGCTTGAGGCAGCAAtcacagagccagccctgcctattgAGGTCTGAATGCTTTAagtatttaaactgaattagcagATACACATGCTCTGAATCAAGAGCTAGTGTTCAGTGTTTCAAGATGAGTTATCTGGAAAGGTTAGATAGGAGGAAAGACCTTGCACTTAGCATAGTGAGATTTGAAGCAATGGATCAGTTAGCTGATTTGAGGTAAACTTAGGTGTTTGATAGGAGATGATTTGTGACCAAGGTCAAGTCTACACTATATTTAGTTATCCAAGTCACTCAGGGATGGGGAAAAAATCTACACCCAAGCAACACCAGCAACCTTAACccatagacagcactaggtcagcaggagagcttcttccactAATGTGTTAAAGGTGAATGAGCATTCTCAGGGTAGTTAACATTAAGCCAGTTTTGGCATTTCAAAGTGAAGTAAGAGAACCCTGTGTGGGACTGGTTTTGAGGCCTGCAGGGTGATGGCAGAAGAGGATATTGAGGGTTAGGATGGAACCAGGATTAAAGAGTTTGTGAATCTAAGTCTCTTTAGAGCAATTACCATAGAGATTTATGCCCAGCAAGTCAGAGCATAATGCTCCCTTTTGGAGCTAATTACAAGCCTTACTTTGACTTTTAGTAAGAGCATTAAGGGAAACAAGAATTTTGTTGACTGAGTAAAAAGTTTTTGCATAAAGACCCTTTGAACAAAGTTGTATGGTCTCATTTGATGGAGCTATTTTAGTTTAATACTGTTACAGAAGTCCATCATTCAACTCTACTGCATGTCTGAGTTAAGTGTAAATTTTGCCTGCTCTTACTGCCATACCAGCTAGATACCTCCTCTCTCAGTAGTCTGCCCTTCTAGAGACACTTTAAGGTTGCTAGCCCTAGTTTCATGCTGCAGTTATACATGCACACTAGACACACCTTATGGACAAGGTTTAAAGCTAACTTTTCAATTAGTGGCCTTGCTGAGCTATCTTTGCATGGAAGCCAATTTTAAGGCATGCTATTCAGTGCCCTTTAGGGGTTAGGCTACTTAGGCACAATTTCAGGTTCAACAACTTCACATTAGAATTTGCCTGTATTTCCAGTGGCTCTTTGAGAAGCTAGATCACATATCCCCATACCTAAAATGGTTAACTGCCATAGGTCACTTTAGGCTCAGTTTGTGGTGCAATTTTTGCTACAGACAAAAGTTAATACTGCCATGGGCTGCATCATTTGAATGTCTGTCCTGTTACAACTTCTGATTCAGGACAAATTACAGAGTTGATGGCTTTGCCCACAAAAGAGTTGTTCAGAAGTTTGAGCTTTTGTATTTATGTAGTAAAACTTCCATCTATCCTTACCCAAGCAAGGCTATCCAAGCCAAATGAGTGTCTGAAGCAAATGTGACATGGCACAAGTCCCACAGGCCTTTTGAGCTGTAGAAAAGTATTACAGATCAATATAACCACACTAGCTCAGGGCAAAATGTGGCCTAACATTTGTGTTGCCTGCCAGGCTCTTTGGCTGTGATCTCCAAGATGCTAGAAGTCCTGGGGCACAGTGGGTGCTCAGCCAGGCTGCCTGCCATGGGTCCATGCTGCTCCTGGCATGTCTGTGCCccttggggtgggaaggggcagcaggtctccatgtgctgcacccccagcaccatcctcacagctcccattggctggaaactgggcaataggagctgtgggggtggtacTTACAGACAGAGGCAGTGTACTGAGACCTGCTTCCCCCTGGGGCATGTAGCAACATGCCAGCAGCTGGAAGCTTCTAGGAGTGGCATAAGGAGACCATGGCAAGCAGCCTACCTGAGCATGCCACTGTGCTGCCAGTGGTAAGCACCTCCTGGCCAGAGCTTATaccttgcaccccctcctgcaccccaaccccctttgtACCTAGACtcacccagaccctgcaccccaattccctacCCCAGtctggagcaccttcctgcacccagactccctctcAGAATGCCCCCTCTCCATTAGTAGGATAGAGATGTAGAGCCTGGATGACTTATCAAATGTGTGGAGTGATCCCCCCTGTGAAAATTGTCTACCCCCACACTAGCTGCTATAAGCTGAGATAGCCTAAGGTATGGTGCCAACAGCAATGCTAAAACAGCAATAAAAGCCTTCAACATGGATTTAAGATAACTAGATTTGACTTTCCCAGAAATCAGTTCTACAGTTAGCAGCTCCATCCTGAACTGTGCCCTTTGATCTATTGCTTACATTGCAGCACTAGCAGAATGCATAAAATTGAACAGATCTGGTAGATGCCTTAGCTATGGGGTATTGCCAAAACAGATACTGGAAAATTAGTTTAGATTAGCTTTCCCAATTTGAGTTTTAGGGCAGAAAGAAGAATATTTCCTCTTGCTTTAGGCTCACAGGAAAGGTGCCAAGATCCAAGTGACATATCTAGCTGGGACCCCCAAAACTGTTCTAATTCCATTATGTATAATAGAAGAGTCAAGGCGACTAGTCATGTGcagtgaacattttaattttagcaTTTAACTTTACAGTGGTTTTGACAGAGCATTCATCCTCTGTACACCCCTAAGGTGTCTCAGGCAGGAAAGATTCACAATTTGTACAAAATTACATGTTTACAAATTTTTGGCAATTTATCTGAATAACCCGTTCTATCGCCAGTGACCCTACCATtgaaaaatgtttacaatttacattgaaatatttcaaagtgcTTAATAGTGATTGTTTAATATTTACAAGTGGCCTATACAAGTATGTACAGGTGGTACACTATAGCACAAGTTGTTCCTGGAATATGGCTTTCTATTGAAAGTGCTTTAAATAGTTGGTCAGTGGTAGTACTGACAAATTCAAGGGTTACAGATAAACAGTAACCATCAAAAGCTGAATTGGACATATATTTAGAGTTCTGGTAATCTGTATAAGATATTTACACAAGCTTGCTCCACACACAGGTTTCTTCATTCTTCCATCTTGGAAGAATCTTAGCTACTTGCCTGTTACCATCCAGACAGACTGTAGAACACTCTAGTTGGCAATCAAGCTAGATCGTCATCTGTGCTTACAACTGATATCTGTATGGAAGGAGCAAATGTGTATTAAAAGCAAGTCTTGGGTTGCAAGAAAAAAGTCTAGTCACACTGTGCAAGATGTCCTTCCAGAGACTAAGTTTGTATCTTTGCAAGATTAGTTTTAGGTTTGTCTTTGGAAAGGGGCAAGCTAGAGCTGTGTTACATTAACAAAAAacattccttttaaaaagtgacatCTAAAGCAAATTGCACTCCAGTGCTGAGTGTTTGGTAGCTGAAGTGATGAAGCCAGACTTGCTGCTCTGCATGTTACTAGAACCACCTGCTGTCCCACATCCCAaaagtgggtagggcactggccTCACTTCACCTGCCAATACATACTGGTAAAGGGACATTGTAGAGGGACCCCTGCTTAGAGTAACTGGCttgttggcaagccattcaaatGTATGGCAAACATCCCTGTTGCAACCTTATATTTTGCAAGGCTCATTTGCTAGCATGTTCAATGCCTTAGAGCTCTATGTACCAGGTATCTGCCAGGAATTTTACATGCTGCCTGCCATGGTGGCAAGCCTGGTCTCAGCTGCCTAGAAAGTGGCATATCATAACTGCTGTGGCATTATTTTGCCATCTTCAGCCCAGTATTTTGGCAATGGGTCTTCCTTTGGCCTCCTACTGAAGTATAGGAAGGAGATGGTCTGCACCTCAGACCTGACAATGCCATCCAACTGTTATAGAAAGGTTGGCCAAGTTTGTCAGGAGTAACTACTTTAGAAACCAAGTCAATATTTTGGTATCTTGAGACTTCAGCTATGAAGAGCATAATCTCCAACTGCCATTTGACTCCCAAACCAAGCATCTATACTTACTGCAGGGTAAGTGTGTCCTACTGAACTGCTGTGTCTCCCAATATCAATAGTGAGATCTTCTTCAGTTGTTTTCAAGTAAACAGGATTGTCAAAATTCATGCTTTTCATATTCTTGTGTTGCCAGTTACGCCACATGAAGTAGCCACCTGCTGCTGCCGCCAGTGCCAGTAATACTGAAATAAAAGGAGACAAGTTGTGAGCTAAGCCAAACCAGAAGTCATTCTAGCTGAATGTCAGAGACAAAGTCCTGTAGTAGTCCAGTTTCAATTCTGGCTGGCAATGGCTTGCACCATAGGAAGAAGTTTGTTCTCCTCAACTAGTTTTTAGGACAGGCTTGCGCTACTACTTTTTCTAGTTGCATCTTCACCTTACAATAAGGCCAGTTACCATGCAATGGACTGTTGGTTTTAGAGCTGGTGGAATATGATGGCAGATTTAGGTAGAGAAATCAAGTGATAATGCTCAAGACTTGAATGAATAGATCTTTACAAGTGCATAGTTCCTTTTGTATGGGATGTCACAAATGGAGTAGTTTTAAATGGGCTGAGTTTTAACTCTAGTAGATTTAGTGCCTCTTAAAACTGAGAGTGTCCCTAGCACTGATGTCACAGAATGTTGTGTTCTGCTTTTGGAAGCATCTATTTTGATGAAATTGTTTTCAGACTGGTCAATCCCTTGGAATGTTGAGTTGTACCCAGCCACTCTACAGTAGGGTCTGTCAGAGCACTGCACCCAAGTACATTACCTAGAGGAAGAATAGCCCAGGCAGCTGAAGTTCCTTTGGCAGAACTGACTTCTGACACTGCACTGCTGAAGTTGTGTCCTAGAAGAGGAATACATACAATCTCTATTATTCACTGCTGCTGGGTTGGCTGAATTTAGTCCAAGGCTAGCAGCTTCCTCAGACCATAGCAAAGAATCACCTCTTCTCTACTCATTGTTAAAGCTAGATGGAAGTAAAGAATTCTAGAGCACGTAGCCCCTTAAGTACTCTTCCACTTTCTGCAGTTGCATGAATTTGCATTCCCTAGGGGAAAAAAGTCTGACTGGTAATTTTCATGGCCAACATGAGATGCTAGGCTATCACAAGAGGACACATGCTTGAACTAGCCTTAATACTGCACTACTCACTTGCCTTTTACATCTGTGAAAGCTGAATGTGTTCCCTGATAGCACAAACATGCTAAACCTGTGCATGCAAGTTGTCTGAAGCCAGTTTGTGTACCCTGCTCAGTCACTGTAATGCATGATTGAAAGTGAGTTATTGGGACCAATACCTCCAGAAACTGGTCCAACAGTTGGTGGTTTTTCTGTTGTGCTGGTATCTTTTGTCTCAGTGTAAGCCACAGTAGTTCCAGTACCTAAAACTGGTTATAAAAAATCAAGAACCCAGTTAATCCTGAAGTTCTGAAATAACTTGCTATTAAGCTGTGGTTGTGAGTGTTTAGCAGATGGTAGAATGGTCATGCAGCTTTTAGAGATTTTACTGGATCAAGTTCTTGACTGAGGATGCAATAGGTTTGCTCTGCTAGGAAGTTGCAATCTCAGCTGCTGGGTTTGTTTTTGCTCAGAAGTCTGATGCTTTGGGAAGTATGGCTGGACAGTTAAATATGCCTTTTACATAGAAGCCAATAGCTTGCACCAAAAGTTTGTTACTCCTAGATTTTTAGAATACATCAATTTCACTGTTAATAAAGCTTTGATACAGGAGTGAACCAGATTCCTGGTGTTTCACTACTTAGTGAAAAGTTCAAGTTTCACAGGGGCCTGTTGGTAGCTATCCAGAGCTGTAATATGTAAGCTAGGTAGGCACTGTGTTTGACAGGACATTTAGAGTTTTTGCTCACTCAGTGATTACTGCTGTAATCAAGTCATACATGGATGGGTTTTTGGAGTGCTGATCATAGTGACATTCTGCTGGAGTTCATTAAGTAGCCATGTACCTGTTGAACTAGTTCAAGAGCACACTGTACAAGTTCCTCTGGTCATTTAAGGACCTACTATAGGAATTGTATTCTTGTACAGAGCTTTGCCTGCCATGTAACTACAGTCTAACTCACTGAGTGGCCCTCAGACTAACTGGGCAGGAGATTGTTAACTCCTAATAGAGTATGAGCCTATTCAACTTTAGCACTTACCTGCTATTGTCTGAAGCATAAGTGAATCCCCCACCCAAGCCTGTATCCATTAACATTTGATTAATTACAGAAGTTGCAAGtcaggccagtggttctcagccagaagtatatgtactccctggaagaccttgATACACCTGGGGGTATGCAAACTCATCTAGATAGCTGCTTAGTTTTACAGGCTTCATAagagcactagcaaagtcaatacaaactaaaatttctcccccactcccatctaCAGACAAAAAGCATTTAGTAATAGTGTGCAGTGACCCTTGTATTTTAGATCTTGATTTTGTAGGCAattagtttaagtgaggtgaaacatgCAGTATGGAAGGGGTACAATagactggaaaggttgagaaccattgagtTAGGCAAGGTGTGGATGGCTCTGGAAGTTCCAGCTAATAACTCAGTCAGCTCCCCCATCCTGATGGAATGCACAAGGTCTGCTCAGTTATGGTGATGAATATGCAGAAGCCAGGCACAGACTTGCACATAATGCAACAATCATTGCAAGAGTTTATATTTCAGTTATATTGCCACAGTTTAAGTCCCCACATAAATGTTACTCATGTGAGAACAGTAGAGCCTTAAGTCCTAGAGTAATGCTCTAACCTGACAGTTGTCTTGATTGCTCAGTCCCTCATTAGGTCCCCTCTAGAGTAATTTCAGTTGCGTCACTTTACCTTTACACCTGAGGCCATCATCTTGCAGTTTGTATCCAGTAGGACATGCGCAGGCATACTTTGGAGAGTGTTCATTTAtctggggagcaggcaggcacagATACTCACAGCCACCGTTCTTCATGGTCTCATCACACCAGTTTGTGCCTGTTGGCacagtcaatttaaaaatcagaccAGTGCTTTAGTCTTGCAGACAACTGTTTAGCATTggtacatggcagaggatatactGATAGTCCATACATACCAGACAGTTTCTAGGCCATGGAACTCAAGCCACACAATATACAACTTTACTCTTTCAGGAGACCTCTGAACAGCCCCCTGCACCACCACCTCTACTGTAGTGCTAGTTCTGCTTAGTGCGCTTTTTGGCCAGATGAGCTCACCTCACTCCCTTACAGGGGAGATTTAAGCTTCTTTAAGATCTACTTAATAGTAGCAAGGCAGAAGTTTACAAAGAAAGTCTAACATTGCCACAGTTTACATCTAGTACCTGAGGGTTGAACAAGCTCGTGATACACAATGATATCCTGAGCATCATTGAGGTTGTTCACTAGTGTAGCCAAGTCAGATCCTGTAAATTTATTGGCACCATAGACTGCTTCATTCTCCCCATCAATCCAGTAGACACGGTCCTAGAAGACAGTTATTGCATCCTATTATGGTTGGGACCAGTTTGGTTTGTCCATCACCAGGGATGGATACGTTCTCCCCTGTGCATGGGGACTGATTTAGTGAGTGCAAGTAATCTGAAGTATCTATGCAGTTCAGCTAGATTAGGATCACTCATGTTGCCTCAACCATAACATGAAGTTTAACTCCTCCATAACTAGCCTTATATATTCAGCTTTGTATTTGCCACTCTGCTTCAGTATAGGAGGCTATAATAATCCCACTGCAGCAGGTTTTCTGCAGTCTATTAGAGTCTCTTGCTGTACCCTGCCCCTTCAAAGGGAGCCTACAGTCAGTTACCTACTGGAATGCTTTGAGACTTATTCTCACCTCGAATATAGTTAGAGCAAGAGGATGAGCAAGAAACTCATTTGATTTTAACACAATCCTACGATCCTGGCCATTCAGATCCACACTGGACAGCATATGTAGCTTTGAATCAAGCCAGTAGAGGCGGCTTTTTACAAGATCTAGGAGGAGAGAAGTTGCATTTTAGCACATTGAATCTGACAAGCACTTGTGTTACCTGGAAAACCTCACTATTCAGATTGCCTTTGAAAGTATTTAACTTTGGGTTAATATAGAGCTGACAAATGCCATTTAGAGTGCATGTGCACCCAGCTTCCACTGGTAGGTTTCCCCACAAGAAAAAATGCACTATTCATATGAGAAGACAGTTGCATTACCACAGTAGCACCTAGATTGATGTTCTCTGGACGGAGATTGACAAATACTTGCCTTAATTATGGCACTACAATGGTACTCCATGTGTTGGTGCTACCTCATGAATGGTGTACCATTTATCTGCAAGCATCTGCTATGGTCAAGCTACCATTAATGGGGAGAACATTTCAAAAGACTTCCAATTCTAAAATTGCCAGCTTTGGTCAAAAGACAGTGGCAGAAGCTTGAATGCATAGTGCCTAGAAGCCATGGCTGCATCCTACGGGTTCAAGGCCTTCTCATTGTTACCATCCACAAGCTTTCCAGGGAGTCTTGACTTGCAGACTGAGATTTCTTGAAGATCTGATGTCTTTCAAACAGACTGACATTTTGGACTCCCAGGGAagttaattttgcaaaaaaatgaaATACCTAGTGCAATTCCATTAGGCCACTGGATGTCTGTTGTCACCAGTTGCTGTCTACTGAGTCCATTCATTCCTGCCTTTTCTATTTTGGCTGGTTCACCCCAGTCAGACCAGTACATAAAGCTGTAAAGAATCAAGTCATTAGGCAGCCTGCAGTTAGCTATATTGTAGTTTAAGTTACACTTTACATACAAAGTACTGCTTCTTGCATGTTATTGTAGCTACAGGAAGGTCTAGACTTAATTTAGACACTGGCTTGATACAAGACTGAGCCAAGCATCCTCCAGTGTGCTCAACTTGTCACCTTCAAATGGTTGTGTTCTGCCAGCCTGTTGCTAGACAGCTTTCAGCTTACTGCTTTGTAGTTTGCTTACTAATCTAGTTAAGTATAATGCCAAGTCATCTTGCTACTAGTCTGTTTAGAGTGTAATACTCACCCAGAGAGAGGATCCACAGCTATGGAGGCTGGCTCTCTTAGGTCTGTATTAAAGAGAACCTTCCTTTTGGCACCATCAAGACTAGCCACTGAGATACTCTTTAAAGCTGAATCAGTCCAGTAGATGTTCTTGTAAATCCAATCAACAGCAATTGCTGCAGGACTGTGTACATTGCTTATGATTTTTAAGTGTTCGCCCACCTTGTCACGACTATCAAGTGAGGCACTGGAAGAGAAAAGTGATTATTTCATCTAGTGTATGGTGGTTGGAACAGAAGAgatactccagactgctactggagTATGTGTACAAACCTTGAACATAAGGATTCTGAAGTAGCTAGCCTCAAAATTGGAAGATTTTAAACTAGACCCACAACCTGCCTTTTGTTCAAAGTTTAGTTCAACCTTTTTAGCTGAAGTCAGAACAGATGGCCTCAAATTGTGCTCATACTTTGGCTGCAACTCCAACTTCAGTGCAGGAGTACATGCACAACTTTGAGTAAGAGTATCCCACTGAATAGCAGTGGGATGACTTCAAGGCTATGGTTACTGAAATTAGCAATTCTTAGAGATTCAAGCTGTACGCAAGAATGCTTGTCTGACTTAAGTTAGAAAGTTTACAAGTCTTTAGCCAGCCACTTTAAGAGCTACAACTTCAGGAGGACAAACTCATGAAAGTTAGAAGCAGGCAGGTTGTTTACCTGAAAATTGCTTTTTGGCTAAAGTCAGCCCAAAAGAGTTTATGCTCAGCAATGTCAGCATCTAGAGCTACGGTGTTTCTTAGCTGCTCTACAAGCTGGAGGTATTCTTTCCTTTCCAGGCCAATCTTCCTGATGTCCCGACGATTAGTGAAAATCAGACATGGTTCTTTTCCTGAAAGTGAAGTTAGAAGTTACCTTCAATTCTAGTATATAGTTGACAGGCCATTCTTACACTAGTATGATCCCAGATGTTTAGAAGCTTTGAGTACAGTGCTGATTGCACATGGTGACTGCTAGACTTGTGTTCTGAGATATTAGTAGGATCTTAAAGTATCAGCCTCCATTGGCTCCCTTATGCTTTCACATCAGCAATAAGTGCTTAGAGGGACAGGTCTCCTGCAGTTTATAGCTCAGCCTGAAAGACTGccaactgtttttcccctttgcctcCAAATAGTGTTCTCAATATCTGAGATTACTGAAGGATAAAAAGGTATGTGCTCAATTAAATGCCGCTGGAAGATTACCTGTACCTTACAGAGAATGATGGTTCAAGTGACTTGTTGCAGTGAGGCCTTCAGACTTTGTGCTGTTAAGAGCACAAAGGCTGATTTAGTAAATCCTTGAACCCAATTCATTGGGCAGAGTTTAATCAATCCTCTAGTATATGGCTCCCCATAGTGAACACACTATATGTCACCAGCCAGGTGCAGTAACTCTGGTATACCTTTGTCATAGCTTCTGACAAGGCTCTTTTCTTCTATTTCTAACGCTTTTGGGCTCCTGATAAATTCAGCATTGGAAGTTGTGCTTACCTACTGCCTTGCACACTCCAGTAGCTAGATCCATTTGATAGCCACGGCTACATTCACATTTGTAGCCTCCTTTTAAGTTAATACAGATTTGACTGCAGATCCCAGGATTCTGGCATTCATCAATATCTAAGAAAGACCGTAGAGTTAGTATTGAAACAATAAGACTAACTCATTTAGGGGCCAAGATGGTAGTAGATACTTGCCTCCACATGTTTTCCTGTTTATCAGTTCAAACCCAGCTGGGCAGTCACATTCATACCCAATAACTAGGTCTCTGCAGATATGAGAGCATCCACCATTGTTCACCAGGCATTCATTCGAGTCTGGAATATAGAGTTAAAGTTGCCACAACTGTTTCTGTATCTAATTGAAATCTCAGGCTGTCCATGCCTGTCTATATTAGAAGGCTACTAGTTCTAGAATACACCAGAAAAAATCAAGTACTGGCCAATACTCCTTTTGGAACAGACACTTGTTAAGAGTCCTATAGGGTATGTTGGTGTTCATGTTATTGACATGTAGATAGTTCTGCAAGCACATCAAGTGAACTGACTTCAGCTAAGAGAAGCTCAGTGCTATTTGGAGCTAGGTTTCTGTACTATGTTGTACAGTTATCTGCAGCCTGGTTCATGACTAGGCATAAAGCAGCTATCTAGTCACTTTAGTTATGTGCAAGCTTAAGTTAAAAGACGCAGGCAAGCCACTGTTCAGTTCTAACTAGAAGCAAGATCCTTTAGTCTTTAACTAGCATCCCAAGCATAGAAAGTTACTTAGTGCAAGTGCCTTTTGTCTGATTCTTGCAGACAAGGCTCAGTCTCAAGCCTGTTGAGTGACATTCCAAGCAGGTGGCTCACTTACTGCATTCCTTCAAGGGTTCATCACTCCAGTCCCGGCAGTCTTGCTGCTGATTACACACTTTGCTGATGTCTATGCATTCCCCACTTCTGCACTTGAATTTGCCAGATCCAGTGCACTGATCAACTGTCAAGATAATGAGGGAAAAGGCCATTAGATAAAAATCTAGGAAGTCCTATTATGGAGGAGGAGAGTCTCACCACTTAGTTCTGTTCTTACCACTTTTACAGTTGACCTCATCAGTTCCATCTAGACAGTCTCTTATACCATTACACTGCCTGCTACCATGAATACAATTTCCATCTTCACATCTGAACTGGTCTGGTCTACAAGTCCGGGAAGCTGAAAAGAAGTGCTGCAGAGTTAGAATCCTGAAGGTCTTGGTGACTCAGTTACAGAAGTATTTGAAGCCTTAAGACATTTTGGGAGAGCCAGTGATTGAATGAGGGAAGAGGTAATGAGT
It includes:
- the VLDLR gene encoding very low-density lipoprotein receptor isoform X2, which encodes MSLARYSPPARVGVRAPLLSAGAVFPAGGRARCRKQGSFPRPTSAEAANLLCAQQLLHSMGTFSLRGLWLLATLCWLLVERGSVQGARAKCEESQFQCSNGRCITLLWKCDGDEDCSDGSDERSCVKKTCAESDFVCSSGQCVPNRWQCDGDPDCEDGSDESPELCHMRTCRVNEISCGPRSTQCIPLSWKCDGENDCDSGEDEENCGNVTCSPAEFTCSSGQCISKNFVCNGQDDCSDGSDELDCTPPTCGAHEFQCKSSSCIPISWVCDDDADCSDQSDESLEQCGRQPAHPVKCSPNEMQCGSGECIHKKWRCDGDSDCKDGSDETNCPSRTCRPDQFRCEDGNCIHGSRQCNGIRDCLDGTDEVNCKSVDQCTGSGKFKCRSGECIDISKVCNQQQDCRDWSDEPLKECNSNECLVNNGGCSHICRDLVIGYECDCPAGFELINRKTCGDIDECQNPGICSQICINLKGGYKCECSRGYQMDLATGVCKAVGKEPCLIFTNRRDIRKIGLERKEYLQLVEQLRNTVALDADIAEHKLFWADFSQKAIFSASLDSRDKVGEHLKIISNVHSPAAIAVDWIYKNIYWTDSALKSISVASLDGAKRKVLFNTDLREPASIAVDPLSGFMYWSDWGEPAKIEKAGMNGLSRQQLVTTDIQWPNGIALDLVKSRLYWLDSKLHMLSSVDLNGQDRRIVLKSNEFLAHPLALTIFEDRVYWIDGENEAVYGANKFTGSDLATLVNNLNDAQDIIVYHELVQPSGTNWCDETMKNGGCEYLCLPAPQINEHSPKYACACPTGYKLQDDGLRCKGHNFSSAVSEVSSAKGTSAAWAILPLVLLALAAAAGGYFMWRNWQHKNMKSMNFDNPVYLKTTEEDLTIDIGRHSSSVGHTYPAISVVSTDDDLA
- the VLDLR gene encoding very low-density lipoprotein receptor isoform X1, coding for MSLARYSPPARVGVRAPLLSAGAVFPAGGRARCRKQGSFPRPTSAEAANLLCAQQLLHSMGTFSLRGLWLLATLCWLLVERGSVQGARAKCEESQFQCSNGRCITLLWKCDGDEDCSDGSDERSCVKKTCAESDFVCSSGQCVPNRWQCDGDPDCEDGSDESPELCHMRTCRVNEISCGPRSTQCIPLSWKCDGENDCDSGEDEENCGNVTCSPAEFTCSSGQCISKNFVCNGQDDCSDGSDELDCTPPTCGAHEFQCKSSSCIPISWVCDDDADCSDQSDESLEQCGRQPAHPVKCSPNEMQCGSGECIHKKWRCDGDSDCKDGSDETNCPSRTCRPDQFRCEDGNCIHGSRQCNGIRDCLDGTDEVNCKSVDQCTGSGKFKCRSGECIDISKVCNQQQDCRDWSDEPLKECNSNECLVNNGGCSHICRDLVIGYECDCPAGFELINRKTCGDIDECQNPGICSQICINLKGGYKCECSRGYQMDLATGVCKAVGKEPCLIFTNRRDIRKIGLERKEYLQLVEQLRNTVALDADIAEHKLFWADFSQKAIFSASLDSRDKVGEHLKIISNVHSPAAIAVDWIYKNIYWTDSALKSISVASLDGAKRKVLFNTDLREPASIAVDPLSGFMYWSDWGEPAKIEKAGMNGLSRQQLVTTDIQWPNGIALDLVKSRLYWLDSKLHMLSSVDLNGQDRRIVLKSNEFLAHPLALTIFEDRVYWIDGENEAVYGANKFTGSDLATLVNNLNDAQDIIVYHELVQPSGTNWCDETMKNGGCEYLCLPAPQINEHSPKYACACPTGYKLQDDGLRCKVLGTGTTVAYTETKDTSTTEKPPTVGPVSGGHNFSSAVSEVSSAKGTSAAWAILPLVLLALAAAAGGYFMWRNWQHKNMKSMNFDNPVYLKTTEEDLTIDIGRHSSSVGHTYPAISVVSTDDDLA